Below is a genomic region from Telmatobacter sp. DSM 110680.
AAGGTTGAGAGCTTATTCATCAGTGCAGGAACGCTGTGCGGAAAGTCGTGTGGCGCACCGGGCAGTCCGACCTCCACGTGCGTCACGTTGCCGATGAGTCCGTTGCGTACGATTTCCGCGGCCTTGTGAAATTGCGGAAGTGACCGCTGCCATGAACCCGTCTGCCAGATGATGTTGTTCTTGTGCACAGCCTGAACGATAGCCTGTTGCTCTGCAATGGTGCGGGCCAGCGGCTTTTCTCCGTAGATATCCTTCTTGCGCGCGGCTGCCTCTGTAGCAACGATGGCGTGCCAGTGATCGGGGATCGCGATCATGATGGCGTCGATGTCGTTGCGGGCGAGCATTTCGTGGTAATCGTGGATGGCAGCGCAATCTTTGTTCCCGTAATGAGTGTTGACGGTGTCGACCGCGGCCTGAAGGTGATTCTTCTCGATATCGCAGGCGGCGACAACCTGACAATCATCAAAGCCGAGAAAGGATTTGGTATTGGCCGGCCCCATCATTCCCCAGCCGATGACCCCGATGGTGATGCGCTCGTGCGCCGGCACGCGACGTGCGCGCGCAAAAGGGCTGGCGGAAAGCGCTGCCGCAGCGGCGGCGGACTGGATAAATGTGCGGCGCGTAATGGCAGAGGATCGAGCAAAAAACGGCGGGGTCATTTGGACTCCATGAAACGGCTTCGAGATTTCCGCTGAGAATCATAACGCGCGGAATCGAAGCCTCGACGGAAACTCGAAGGCTCAGAGCCGCTTGATGAACGCGAGCGCCTGACGCAATTCAGGAAAGAGCGCCTCGTCTGCTTTGAATTCGCGCGAGTGAACGCAGCGCCGCAAGCCCCGCATCTTCACTGGATGCTTGAGATGGAGCATCTCATGATAGAGCAGATATTCGATGGCATAGCGCGGACTTGAAGGGCGGTCGAAGACCCGGCTCACGACAATGGTGTTATGCGCGGCGTCATAGTGGCCCAGCGAACGCTTGGCCATCCCTTCGCTCCAGGTAAGCTCGGGACGCCCGAGCAGACCTCCGAAGAAGCGCATGTTCAGCAAATCGAAGACTTCCTCGAGGTTGTAAAAGTGGCCCTGCGGACCGGAAAAGCGTTTGCTCCCGCGGGCGTGTCGGATCAGTTCAGTCTGGCGTGCCACCGAGGCACTGGTGGTGAAACGTTTGAAGCGAACATTATGTGCTGGGTCAATATCCTTTTTGTAGAGCTTGGCGAGCAGGATATGCGCGATGGCTCGGATCACGCTTTCGGGCGCGCCTTCCATCAAGTCAGAAAGGCTGACAAAGATTTTGCCTTTGCGAAGGCGAATCGTTGTGTTTAACGAGGTGAAGCGCCGGAAGTTAATAGCGAAGGGAGGCATGGGCGCCCGCGGGCGCAATGCGCGATATTCTTCTTCAAAGATTGCGTTCAGATCAGAAGCCACCAAGTTCGAAATTAGCATATTTGAGACTCGCAACCGAGAACGGAGAGTTAAGCAATCGACAGGTTGGGATAGCGAGGATTCAGTATGAGAAAACTCGGAAATCTAAACTTAGAGCGGGGAACTTGCTTACTGGGGTTTAGGTTCAGCGCGTTCCTGGCCTTTTTCATCCTTGTGTAGCGCAAAATAGTCGGACTGCTCGCGCAAAAGGCGCTGGGCCTGATCGGTTAGATCTTCGCCGGCTTCAATCGCTTCTTTTCTTGACAGGTCGAACGGTTCCTCGCCCGCGAGCGCTTTCAGTGTTATGAGCCAGCGTTGCGACGCATCGGCGAGGCCCTTGAGCGCGATGCGGATATCCGCGTGGCGGTCAGAGTACTCGTCGAGGTTCGAACCAAGCTCATCGATCAATGTAGCCACGTCTTGCAGTTCGCGGTCGAGGTGGATTGCCCGCGCTTCTGACTTGCCGCGATTGCTCAGGCTTTTCACAGCCCCGACGTGGTCATTCAGATATTCGGTATATAGCTTGATCCGCTCGTTAGGATCGATGCCGGCTTCGCGAATTTTCTCAACCTGGGCTTCGGTGAGGGGGTCGTGGTGCTCTTTCTGCGCGAGGGCCACGGGCGTAACCAATGGAGGGAGGCATAGTAGCGTTGCGAGAACGGTGAACAAAGAGACGACGGGACGCATGGAGATCGCACACCTTGCATTCCATTGAATCACAGCAGAGTAGAGGCAGAGAAGGAGGGATGGAAGGGCACAGAAGTGGTGAAAAGGTGGGGCTGTGATGTCCCAGGGCGCGGCTCGATCTATTTGCGGAAAACTTCGAGCATGGTCTCGCTCTGCGCGCGATTCACCTGGGCAAGCGTTTCCTGTACAAGCTGACGGTCGTCTGTGCTGCTATTGTGCAGCATTTCAGTCAGCCGGAAGGCCGTATGGCGGAGCAGTATCTCGGCGTTTTTGAGCCGCTTGTCGTTCTCCCCGACGCTGAGGTGCATCTTGTGGGTCAAAGTCTGGATCTGTTTAAGCAGATCGCTCGCTTTATCCACGTCGCCGGCGGCGTACTGCTTCAGGCTGAACTCGGTCATCTGGTGAATGAGTTCGGCGTAGAGGAAGCATTGCTCGCGCGGCTGTGCTGCGGGAATTCTGGCCTGCAGGGCCGCAATACTGTCTTGATTGATTGGCTTGTCGTCCGGGGAAGAAGCGTACGCAGGGATTGAAAGCGCTGCGATAGCGAGGAGGATGGTCGACCAACCTTGAGACCGCATAAGGAACCTCCGCTGAAGCGGAATTAAAACAAACCCAAAGTTCCCGCGCTGTGCCGTAATGCACACTTGCCGCTATTCTGATGAAAATACAGCTCGGAAGCCTTGTTCCTTACTAATTCAAAACCGTACCAGCCATTCCCAAGACAGCGAATCGACTTGCGATTAAGCGAACTATAGGAGCATCTTCGGCAAATGCGCAAGTTAAAAGACCGTGTGAAAAGTAACTTTAATTCGAAGCCATCAAAGAAATGTCACAGTATTGTCTTTTCGTTGCGCTCCGGCTACTTCTTTTCGAGCACTTGCAGCCTCTGACGTGCCTGCCACTCTTGATCCGGAAACTTGCCGGCCGATGCATCCAGAAAGTGGTGATAATACGTGATGGCTGCCGTCCGGTCTTTCAATGAGTCGTAGGATGTGGCCCATAGAAAGTAGGTTGCTGGCACCTCCGGCATATATTTTGAACGCACCGTCAGAGCGTGTACGGCGAGCTCAGGCTGGTGAAGCTTAGAAGCAGCAAAGGCGATTCCGCTCCATGCGTCGGCATTCGCCGAGTCGAGTTTGGTGGCCTTATCGAACGCCGCCAACGCCTCGCTGAAGCGCTGTTGACGAATCAGGTTCTGTCCATGGGCCACCAGCAGATCGATGTCGTCTGGAGACTTCGCCAGCAGCGGCAAGAACAGCCTGTCAGAAGCGGCAGCATCGCCCGCCTGGGCAAGCACGCCGGCAAGCATCCGCGTAATGGCGGCATCGGTGGGGTGGTCAGCGTGCAGTTTTTGGAGAAGAGGTAACGCCTCAGCGTTGTCTTGCGCAGCGAGTACCGTGGCGAGTTGTGCGTTGAGGGCAGGATTGTCTGGTTCCTGCTGAAGAGCGATACGGATCAGTTTTTCAGCCTCAGGAAACTTTTTGCCTCCAATCAGAACGTGTGCCAGCCCGGAATTGGCGGCCACCGATTTGGGATCATCGGCGAGTACGCGGCGGTAGGCGGCTTCGGCTGCGTCATGATCGCCGGAGGCCTCGGCCAGATCGGCAGCAAGCAGGGAATCGTCCGTGGTTTCGGGAGTGAGTTTGAGCGCTTCCAGCAATTCCTTTGAAGCTTCAGCGGCGTTGCCTTCACCGTCCGGTCCCGGCTTATCGAGACGGGCAAGTGCACGCCACGCTCGAGCCTTCAACTGCGGACCAGCGTCGCCCGGGTCAAGGGTGGTGGCAGCGGCCAGCTCCATGTGAGCTTCGTCTCGTTTACCTTGGCGGGCAAGCAGTAGACCGAGCGCAAGATGCCCTTCGAAAGATTTGGGATTAGCCGCGGTGGCGCGGCGGTAGAAATCGGATGCGGTATCGAGCTGATTCTGATGGTCCGCGACGTAGCCGGCGTCGAACAAGGCGCGCTCATCAGTGGGGTGGGTTACGAGGTAGGTGTCGAGCTTGGTGGACGCGGTCTTCCAGTCGGACTTGACAATAGCGGCTTCGGCGTCAGCGACTTCGGCCGGAAGGGCAGTTGGCTGTGCAGAGTCCGGTCCCACCCCGGAAGGTTCCTGAGGAAAAGATTGGATAGAGACCGCAGAAGGGCAAAGCAGGACGAAAACGAGGGCAAAGCGACGCACGAGATACCTCAATCCAAGTTTACCGGCTGGCTGGGAATTAGACGCTCGCGGCGTGGCGACGCATTCCTCGGGCGTCTCGCATGGCGCAGAGTGCGCTTCGCAACGAAAAGAGAGACTGAATTGCATTTCATTACTAGACTGCCATCAGCAGTTCGAGCATCCAGCTGCTTTTGGGAACCGCATTGATGAGCGTCGAGCGATTTCAATTTGGCGAGTTTGAGTTTGATACCGGAACCCGCGCTCTGACCCACAAGGGGCGGTTGGTAAAACTGCAGGCCCAGCCGGCGATCCTTCTCTCCGTCCTTCTGGCGCGAGACAACCAGGTCGTGTCGCGCGAAGTGCTCAAGCAGGCCATCTGGGGCGATGACACCTACGTCGATTTTGAGAAGGGGTTGAATTTTTGCATAGCCCAGATCCGATCGGCCTTGCGGGATAATGCCGCGCGCCCCCTGTATATACGGACGCTTCCCAAACAGGGATATCAATTCATTGCGCCTGTTCAAAATGCTTCAGTTTCATCGGCCGCATTGCCGGGAGTAAATCCGGCAAAGACTTCAACAATGCGCTGGATTCCGCTTGCGGGAGCCGCGATTGGACTAGCCGTCCTCGCTCTCGGAGTGGTCATGTATCTCTCCGTGGCGAGCGCGAGCAATTCTCCAAATCTTGCGATCATGCGATTCGACGCCGACTCGAACTCTCCGCAAACGCAGAGACTGGCCAGCAACCTGACGGATGATGTAGTGGTCCAACTTGCATCGCGGAGTGGGGGCCACTACCGGGTGATCGGAAATGCGGGCATTCTCCGCGCTCCTCGCGAGCAGCGCGATCTCGCAGCCGTTGCTTCGACTCTCCGCTGCAAGTACGCGGTGCTCGGCCAGGTGAAGGCTGACGGCAATAAGATTTTGATCCTCGCCCACCTGATTCGTCTTTCCGATCTCACGCACATTGAAGTCGTCCGTATCGAGCGAAGACTGGATGATCCGATGACCGTCGAATCCGATGCGGCTGCGCGAATCACTTCACAATTCGCCGCAAAGATGGCGAACCATCCCGAACAAGCCGCTTCATTTCCATCCTCAGGTCACTGATTCGGAACGTTTAAGCTTCTTTCCTGAAACTCACCGTCTGTGGCAGCCAACTGGGTTGATTCTGAACCCGGCTTCGGCCAATCCTTGGGCACCGGGTCAACTCCACTTCCGAGGTTCTGCATGTTTACACGACGTAGGTTTCTGCACTCCGCATCATTTGCTCTTTCCGCAAATGCATTCGCATCGTCCGGCTTTCAGCGAAACGAAACAGACGCACCGCAGAATGCCGAAGTCTTGGCGGAGCGATACCCTGCCTACCCGCCGGATCTGATCGAGAATCTCGTCCGGGTTTCCCATTTCAGTCTCGACAAAGTGAAGGAAGTCGTCGAGCCTCATCCGCAATTGGTGAAGGCGTCGTGGGATTGGGGCTTCGGCGATTGGGAGACTCCTCTTGGCGCCGCCTGTCACATGGGACGCCGCAACATAGCCGAGTATCTGCTTTCAAAGGGGGCAACCCCATCGCTCTTCTCGGCTGTTCTTTTTGGTGATCTTTCCGTGGTTAAACAAATCGTGGATCGCCAACCCGGAGTCCAGCGCGTGGCAGGGCCGCACAGCATCAGTCTTCTGGCTCACGCCCGACTGGGCGGCAAAAATGCGGAAGACGTATACGCGTATCTGCACTCTCTCGGAGATGCCGAAATGCTGAACCCAACGCCTCTCGCGGATAAAGAAAAGAACATCATTTGCGGTTCCTACCAGGTCAGCGTCGATGCCTCGCATCGGATCGAGGTCTCGGCCGACATGCATGCATACGCAAATAGTCCCATGTATGCATACCCTCCTCAACTGAGTTGGAAGCGCGCAGGAACGATGGAAAGACCGCTGTTTCATCAAGGTGCGATGAAGTTCTATCCGGCCGGTGCGCCATCGATCCAAGTCCGATTTGAGCAGCGTGCGCAGGAGGTTGTGATGACAGTGATAGATGGCGGAAATGTTTTTGAAGCTTCGCGTTCGGCGGCGACCTAGATCGATGACATCGTTCGCTTCGACCTGTTTCTCTCGAGAAAAACAACGGTGGCTGCAAAGGGTGCCAGTGCCTGAGAGCATGCACGACAGTTTTAGTCAAACGATTGACTAAGCGTGTTGCGGATGTTACGTTGGGCGACTTGGAGGAGCACTCTATGAATCGCCGTCGTTTCTTGGGCACTTCGCTGGCCGCTGCAGGTGGCGCGGTGCTGGCCGGTCGCGGAATTGCGCGAGCAACCGCCATCCCCGAGGGGTCGCTGATGCAGGAAGCGCTAGAAACACCTGGGGCTGTGCCTCAAGCTCAGATCGCGGCCGCGCGATTTCCCGAAGGGTTCCTCTGGGGCACAGCTACAGCCGCCTTCCAGGTTGAGGGTGCATGGAAAGAGGACGGCAAAGGCGAGTCGATCTGGGATCGATTCACGCATACTCCCGGCAAGGTGAAGGGCGGGACAACCGCAGACGTCGCGTGCGATCAATACCATCTTTATGCGCAGGACATGGCGCTGGCGAAGCGCCTCAATCAGAAGAGCTATCGCTTCTCTATCTCGTGGCCGCGGATCCAGCCCACAGGAACCGGCGCACCGAACATGAAGGGGATCGATCATTACAGCAAGTTCCTCGACACCATGCTCGAGCAAGGCCTCCGTCCGTTTTGCACCATCTATCACTGGGATCTGCCGCAGGCGTTGGAAGAGAAGGGAGGATGGCCCAATCGCGACCTTGCCGGGTATTATGCCGACTACGCCGGCATCCTCGCCAAGCATCTCGGAGATCGCATCACCATCTGGGCGCCCTTCAACATGCCCTGGTCGGTTGCTTACATGGGATATGGCGTAGGAGCTTTGGCGCCCTGCCGTGCCAACTTCGACGACTTCCTCAAAGCGGCGCACACTCTCGCGCTCGCACAAGCACAGGCGCTCCGCTCCATCAAGGCAGCCTCTTCAAAGGCCACCGTGGGGAGCGCGTATGGCATGTGCCCGGCATATCCCAAGACCGATTCCGAGGCTGACAAAGCAGCGGCCGCCCGCTATCACGCCATGAACAATGTTTTTTTTCTCGAAGCCGCAATGAAAGGAAGCTATCCGAAGGCGTTCGTGGGGGAGCCTCCATTTGACCGCATGGGGGTCAGGCCCGGAGACGAGAAGATCATGCATGCTCCGCTCGACTGGGTCGGTTTCCACTACTACACTCGGCGCATCGTCTCCGACGCGAGCCACGCGCAGACGTTCAGCGGCGGAGGTTTCAGCGGCACCGAGATTGAGGCCGATCCCGCAACAGGACGCGATCCGTACACGCGCTTCCGGGCTGAAATGCCTACTGAGGGTCCACTCACTGAATCAGGACTGGAGGTGTGGCCTCGCGGCATGTATGACCTTGTAACTCAGATCTCGCGCGAGTACGACCATCCCATCATTGAAATTACGGAGAGCGGCTGCGGCTACCTCGACGCGCCCTACGAGAAGGAAAATGGCCGAGTGCCCGATGCGCGCCGCATCGAGTGGTTCCGTCAGGAGCTTGCTGAGCTTTCGCGCGCAATTGCCGACGGAGCCCGCGTTCGCTCGTTCCATGCCTGGAGCCTGATCGACAACTTCGAGTGGGGAAACGGCCATACCGAACGCTACGGCCTTATCTACGTCGACTATCGCGATCAGAAGCGCACGATCAAGGATTCCGGGCTTTGGTACGGTCGCGTGGCGGCGACCAATCGCCTTGTTTGAGTGCGGTTGAAGTCGAGTGAAGGATTCGCAATCCCATGCATCCGCCCCGAAGGAGCGTTGCATCGAAATTGCCTGGAGCGTGAATACCTATGGCGAATGAATCAAGTTCGAATATTCCTGAGCGTCCACAGCCAACCAACCTGGACGAGCGTATCAAGGGCGTTCCCAGCGAAAAGGAAAGAATGGAGCGCGAAGCAAACAAGCTAGCCCATAAGGCTGCCGAACGGGAACACGAGGTCGACGACCAGCAACAGCCGTTTACCAAGTAGAGTACCCACTCAACGCCGCCGCGGGCTCATAGGTTACCCCGCGGCGCAATTTTCTGGATCGCATCACATTCTGCTCGACAAAATATTGTCCTCTAAGCTGGCCTTTTGGTTGGATTTGCCGTCCCGGATAGCACCTTCGGGGGAACTGGAAAACACAAAGGTCGCATGTCCTTAAGTAACTCGTGCGATGGGAGTAGTAACCCAGAAAATTCCACTTTCGTGAGCTTGGAATCACCAATGGGCGAAGCATCTTCGACCCATTCTGAGGCATCCTTTCTAACAGCAACAACAATGCAAGGTGCTGTTCGACCAAGCAAATTTTTGAACACCAGGTGACAATATGCTTCCCTCCGCTTCAAGACGATCTGGCGATGTGGCGTCGTACCTGATGCTCCAACACTTTCCGCTGAGTAGCGCGTATTTGTGCCAGGATTGCAACTCGATTGGGAACAACGCGAATCAATGCCCCGCATGCGCGTCTGAAGTTCTAATGAACCTTTCGACCATCCTGAACCGGGATGAAAACATGATTTCTTCGGAGTATTCCTCCTTGCCAACTCTCGCAGCGGCCTCTGCCCGAGCGGGATCGGCTTTAGCTGCCTAGGATTCTGCTGCGGTAAACGCAGGTGCTTCTCTTGTGTGTGCGCGCCCTGCCCGGGATCGAATGCAAGCCGGGATGCT
It encodes:
- a CDS encoding SprT-like domain-containing protein, whose protein sequence is MEGAPESVIRAIAHILLAKLYKKDIDPAHNVRFKRFTTSASVARQTELIRHARGSKRFSGPQGHFYNLEEVFDLLNMRFFGGLLGRPELTWSEGMAKRSLGHYDAAHNTIVVSRVFDRPSSPRYAIEYLLYHEMLHLKHPVKMRGLRRCVHSREFKADEALFPELRQALAFIKRL
- a CDS encoding tetratricopeptide repeat protein; translated protein: MRRFALVFVLLCPSAVSIQSFPQEPSGVGPDSAQPTALPAEVADAEAAIVKSDWKTASTKLDTYLVTHPTDERALFDAGYVADHQNQLDTASDFYRRATAANPKSFEGHLALGLLLARQGKRDEAHMELAAATTLDPGDAGPQLKARAWRALARLDKPGPDGEGNAAEASKELLEALKLTPETTDDSLLAADLAEASGDHDAAEAAYRRVLADDPKSVAANSGLAHVLIGGKKFPEAEKLIRIALQQEPDNPALNAQLATVLAAQDNAEALPLLQKLHADHPTDAAITRMLAGVLAQAGDAAASDRLFLPLLAKSPDDIDLLVAHGQNLIRQQRFSEALAAFDKATKLDSANADAWSGIAFAASKLHQPELAVHALTVRSKYMPEVPATYFLWATSYDSLKDRTAAITYYHHFLDASAGKFPDQEWQARQRLQVLEKK
- a CDS encoding winged helix-turn-helix domain-containing protein, with product MSVERFQFGEFEFDTGTRALTHKGRLVKLQAQPAILLSVLLARDNQVVSREVLKQAIWGDDTYVDFEKGLNFCIAQIRSALRDNAARPLYIRTLPKQGYQFIAPVQNASVSSAALPGVNPAKTSTMRWIPLAGAAIGLAVLALGVVMYLSVASASNSPNLAIMRFDADSNSPQTQRLASNLTDDVVVQLASRSGGHYRVIGNAGILRAPREQRDLAAVASTLRCKYAVLGQVKADGNKILILAHLIRLSDLTHIEVVRIERRLDDPMTVESDAAARITSQFAAKMANHPEQAASFPSSGH
- a CDS encoding family 1 glycosylhydrolase; this translates as MNRRRFLGTSLAAAGGAVLAGRGIARATAIPEGSLMQEALETPGAVPQAQIAAARFPEGFLWGTATAAFQVEGAWKEDGKGESIWDRFTHTPGKVKGGTTADVACDQYHLYAQDMALAKRLNQKSYRFSISWPRIQPTGTGAPNMKGIDHYSKFLDTMLEQGLRPFCTIYHWDLPQALEEKGGWPNRDLAGYYADYAGILAKHLGDRITIWAPFNMPWSVAYMGYGVGALAPCRANFDDFLKAAHTLALAQAQALRSIKAASSKATVGSAYGMCPAYPKTDSEADKAAAARYHAMNNVFFLEAAMKGSYPKAFVGEPPFDRMGVRPGDEKIMHAPLDWVGFHYYTRRIVSDASHAQTFSGGGFSGTEIEADPATGRDPYTRFRAEMPTEGPLTESGLEVWPRGMYDLVTQISREYDHPIIEITESGCGYLDAPYEKENGRVPDARRIEWFRQELAELSRAIADGARVRSFHAWSLIDNFEWGNGHTERYGLIYVDYRDQKRTIKDSGLWYGRVAATNRLV